The proteins below come from a single Papaver somniferum cultivar HN1 chromosome 11, ASM357369v1, whole genome shotgun sequence genomic window:
- the LOC113323054 gene encoding protein N-lysine methyltransferase METTL21A-like isoform X2 produces MSSREKSEANQIMKKEKEEEDDVVCLDASFFMNDNYELTTFTFGSLELQLLCLQSASSCVLLNNYLSQNPHVVQGCSVIELGSGVGVTGILCSRFCREVLLTDHNDEVVKIMKKNIELNTSTGSHDCCAGLASEKLEWGNADQISQILQKYPTGFDLVLGADICFQQSSIPPLFNTVEKLLQLRGKDNCKFILGYVSRAKTMDAMVIEEAVKHGMLVNEVIGTRSVVRNYEGVIYEITLK; encoded by the exons ATGTCTTCGAGAGAGAAGTCGGAAGCAAATCAAATTATgaagaaggagaaagaagaagaggacgaTGTTGTTTGCTTGGATGCGTCTTTCTTCATGAATGACAA TTACGAGCTTACCACTTTCACCTTTGGGTCTTTAGAACTTCAGCTACTGTGTCTTCAATCAGCTTCAA GTTGTGTGCTGTTGAACAATTACCTCTCACAAAACCCTCATGTTGTCCAAGGATGTTCAGTTATTGAACTGGGTTCTGGTGTTG GTGTGACTGGTATATTGTGCAGCAGATTTTGTCGAGAGGTTCTTTTAACTGATCATAATGACGAAGTAGTCAAG ATCATGAAGAAAAATATAGAATTGAATACATCCACTGGAAGCCATGACTGCTGTGCTG GATTGGCATCTGAGAAGCTAGAGTGGGGAAATGCCGATCAAATCAGCCAAATCTTACAAAAATATCCTACAGGATTCGATTTGGTTCTTGGAGCTGACATTT GCTTTCAGCAATCCAGTATTCCCCCACTTTTCAACACAGTGGAAAAGCTACTTCAACTTCGAGGAAAAGACAACTGCAAATTCATCCTGGGCTATGTATCTCGGGCTAAGAC GATGGATGCAATGGTTATAGAGGAAGCCGTCAAACATGGAATGCTTGTCAATGAAGTAATTGGGACCCGGTCCGTGGTTCGAAATTATGAGGGAGTTATCTATGAGATAACTCTCAAATAG
- the LOC113323054 gene encoding protein N-lysine methyltransferase METTL21A-like isoform X1, whose product MSSREKSEANQIMKKEKEEEDDVVCLDASFFMNDNYELTTFTFGSLELQLLCLQSASTDYDLTGQMVWPGCVLLNNYLSQNPHVVQGCSVIELGSGVGVTGILCSRFCREVLLTDHNDEVVKIMKKNIELNTSTGSHDCCAGLASEKLEWGNADQISQILQKYPTGFDLVLGADICFQQSSIPPLFNTVEKLLQLRGKDNCKFILGYVSRAKTMDAMVIEEAVKHGMLVNEVIGTRSVVRNYEGVIYEITLK is encoded by the exons ATGTCTTCGAGAGAGAAGTCGGAAGCAAATCAAATTATgaagaaggagaaagaagaagaggacgaTGTTGTTTGCTTGGATGCGTCTTTCTTCATGAATGACAA TTACGAGCTTACCACTTTCACCTTTGGGTCTTTAGAACTTCAGCTACTGTGTCTTCAATCAGCTTCAA CTGATTATGATCTTACTGGTCAAATGGTCTGGCCAGGTTGTGTGCTGTTGAACAATTACCTCTCACAAAACCCTCATGTTGTCCAAGGATGTTCAGTTATTGAACTGGGTTCTGGTGTTG GTGTGACTGGTATATTGTGCAGCAGATTTTGTCGAGAGGTTCTTTTAACTGATCATAATGACGAAGTAGTCAAG ATCATGAAGAAAAATATAGAATTGAATACATCCACTGGAAGCCATGACTGCTGTGCTG GATTGGCATCTGAGAAGCTAGAGTGGGGAAATGCCGATCAAATCAGCCAAATCTTACAAAAATATCCTACAGGATTCGATTTGGTTCTTGGAGCTGACATTT GCTTTCAGCAATCCAGTATTCCCCCACTTTTCAACACAGTGGAAAAGCTACTTCAACTTCGAGGAAAAGACAACTGCAAATTCATCCTGGGCTATGTATCTCGGGCTAAGAC GATGGATGCAATGGTTATAGAGGAAGCCGTCAAACATGGAATGCTTGTCAATGAAGTAATTGGGACCCGGTCCGTGGTTCGAAATTATGAGGGAGTTATCTATGAGATAACTCTCAAATAG